The genomic segment CAGCTGCGTGGGCGTCACTTCAATTTCAAAGCGGCGCGGCAGGCTGGGATCGTCCATGGTAGCAATCACTAATCCTTTGCCACTCACGATGGGAGCGTAAACATCGGCGTTGGCCTGGCGCAGCACCGGTTGCTCTCTGGCCATCTGGGTCGCCGTGGAACCTTGCTCGGGCAATGCCGGACTGGAGAACTCGATGGTTGCAACCAGCAACGGAGTCGGTTCTTCGTTGCGGACGCGGCAACGCAGGTTCACGCCGACATCGATGTACTGAAATGGTCCTGGAATGTTTCCGCTGGGCACGGGAATGCGCGCGCCGCTCTTCAGGATGGACATGACCCCGTTGTCGGCCAGCAACATCGTGTAGTTCCTGGCATTCACCGTTTTTTTGTCCTGCAATTCTCGAAACGTGAAATCGAGCCGGTAGAAATGCAGGGGCTTCGATTCCGTTGCCGCCGGCTTCTTCGCATCTTCCTTTTCCTGCGCGCGAGCCGCTGCCACTCCCAGCATCACGACTGCCATGACCGCGCACGCCATCATCTTCCGCATGACTTCCTCCTGGTGAATCTTCTTGAAATCAAATCACTGAACCTTGAATGACTGCTCGATGTACTCCACGCTCTCTTGCCGTGTTTGCGCTTGCCGCTCTGCAACCACCTTTGCCTCATCCGGATTACTGCGCAGCATAGCCACCAGTGCGCGTTCCGCTTCCGTCAGCTGGGCCGGCGCAAATACCGGCTGGCGTGGCTCGGGTGCCGTAGGTTTTGCAATCGCGGTTTCAACCGCCGTCGTGCCTCGCCTCGGCCTCCGACGAGACGCAACCACCCGGCGCTCGGTAGGCGCTTGATTTTCATGTGTCGCCGGACCCGGCTTCTGTTCCACCACAACCGGTGCTTGTCCGGTCTGCGCCGGACGCGTTGGCTGCAGCGCGATCGCCAGCAGCACTACCGCAGCGATCGCTGCCGCTCCCCACAGAGGCATCCACCGCCACCAGTGCCTCGGCCCTGGTTGTGCCCGCAGGTTGGCCAGAATGCGCTGCTCCAGCCCGGCACGCGGTTCCACATCCTGAGGCGAAAGGGCTTCGTTCAGAAGCCGATCCACCGTACGCTCCCGTTCCTCCCGGTTCATTGATTTCTTCTCCTCGGGATCCTCAGACCGCGCTGCCTGTTCCAACCCCTGATCGTTGCCACCCATCAGCGCGGGCTGGGGTGGATGGCAGCCAGCATCTTTTCGCGCAAGACTTGACGCGCGCGGAACAGCCGCTGGCGCACCGTTCCCTCGGGAATTCCCAATACCTGGCCTATGTCCGCCGACGACATCTCCTGCACCGTGGTCAGCAGCACCACCTCACGCAGGTCACGCGGGAGGCGCTCGATCATGAAGTCGAGCATTTCCTTCATCTGCCTCTCAACTGCCACCTGCTCCGCGCCCGGCGCGGGATCGGCAATGGTGTTCAATATCTCCGGCGCAGCGTCGGTTGCGTGCTCGCGATGTTGGCGGACGCGGTCCACAGCCACCCGCCACGCGACCCGCGCCAGCCACAGCCGGACATCGCGTATCTCGGCAAGGTTTCTTTGCCGCGACAAGCGCAAAAACGTCTCCTGCGCCGCATCTTCCGCGTCTTCACGATTGCGCAGGACCGAATACGCTACGCCGAAGACGAAGCGCGCGTGATGGTGAACGATCTGCTCCACGTCCACGACCGCCGCTGCGACGCTGCCGACTTCGTCCAACGTGACCTGCCCTGCCCAGCTCATGCCCGCTCTCATGAATGAAGACGGTGCGGCCGAAGGATTGTTCAGAAAATTATTACTAAGTCTCTGTTCGGGATACCTGGCTTCGATTGGCGCGCCTGGCATGCGTGAAATCACCGCTGCTCTG from the Terriglobales bacterium genome contains:
- a CDS encoding RNA polymerase sigma factor; translated protein: MSWAGQVTLDEVGSVAAAVVDVEQIVHHHARFVFGVAYSVLRNREDAEDAAQETFLRLSRQRNLAEIRDVRLWLARVAWRVAVDRVRQHREHATDAAPEILNTIADPAPGAEQVAVERQMKEMLDFMIERLPRDLREVVLLTTVQEMSSADIGQVLGIPEGTVRQRLFRARQVLREKMLAAIHPSPR